A stretch of DNA from Gammaproteobacteria bacterium:
AGGCCCGATGGTCGAATTTCGACCCCGCTGGTTGAGGATATGATGGCAAGTGATAAAACACCGACGCAGTTAGGACGAGATATTGAAAAAGAACTGTCGACTTACATTAAAGAGCCGATAGTGACTGTTATTGTAACGGAGTTTTTTGGGCCTGATTCACAGAATATTCGGATTGTAGGCGAAGCAGCCCAGCCTGGGGCGCTTCCTTATCGAAATAATATGACTGTGTTGGATGTGATGATTGCTGTGGGAGGGCTTACCGAATTTGCAGCAGGGAATAAAGCGCGTATTGTGCGTAAAGTGAATGGCCAGTCAAAAGAGTTTCAGGTATTTCTTGAAGATTTGATGCGTGGTGGTCACATTGATGCCAATGTAGAGATGCAAGCGGGTGATATTTTGATTATTCCTGAGTCATGGTTTTAATATCACCAGAACTTAACGAAAAATGGAAGAGAGAAGTGAAGGGTTTAAAGCATAATGCGTGAAAATATCGAACAAATCTACCAGTATGCATGGAAAATATGGCGGTGGCGGTGGATTGCTTTGGGTGTTGCTGCCGTTGTATGTGCTGCTGGTTGGGCTTTTGTCGCACAGATGCCTGATAAATATGAGTCAATGGCTCGAGTTTTTTTTGATTCACAGTCGATGTTGAAGCCTGTTTTGGATGACATAGTCGTTGATGATGAAGACGTTAGGGAAAGAATTATACAGACATCACGTCAGACTCTGTTAAGTCGGCCTAATATGGAAAAGGTTGTTCGTGATACTGATCTTGATTTGGAGACGCACACTCCGGCAGAAAAAGAGCGTTTACTTGCGGGGCTGGCAAAGCAAATTGAGGTCACAGGTACTGTCAAAGATAGTATTTACACGATACGATATAAAAACAGTGACCCTATCTTGGCGAAAGAAGTTGTTGAGTCAGTGCTCAATATTTTTGTTGAAGATCTTGTAGGTACAATACGTGGGGGCAGTAAAGGGGCAGAAGAGTTTATTGAAAAGCAAATTAAAGAATCTGAGGTTAAGCTGCGTGACGCAGAAGATCGTTTGAAAGAGTTTAAGCGTGCCAATATTGGGCTGATGCCAACAGAAGCGGGTGGCTATTTCACAAGAATGCAGAATGCTACAGATAATCTGGATCAATCAAGGCTCGTGCTGAATGAAGCCATCCAGCGTCGGCAAGCGCTTGAGTCCCAGTTATCCGATGCTTCATCAATAAAACAAAAAAATACTGACGTAACAGTTAATATGTTGATGGAGAAAATTTCAAACATGGAAAGTAATCGAGATGCTCTCATGTTGCAATTTACTAATAGACATCCCGATGTGATTTCTGTTAAGCAAAAAATTATTACCTTGGAAAAGCAGCTAGAAGATGAGTTGTTAAACACTAAAGAAAGCAACTATGTTGATGTAGAAAACCCGATCTATCAGGAGTTAACAATCGAGCTTGGCAAAGTTGAAGCTGAGGTCGCGGCATTGGGAGCGCGCAAAAGGGAGTGGCAGCGTAAAGTGTCTAATTTGAAGCGGTCAGTGGATACAGTGCCACAGGTGGAAGCTGATCTGTCGAGGCTCAATCGTGATTATGATGTCATCAATGCAAATTATAAAGTACTTGTAAGTCGGCGGGAAGCTGCAAAAATTTCAATTGCGGCTGATGAGAGTCAGTTCAGGGTTATTGACCCCCCTTTTGTTCCGCTTGTGCCTGCCGGGCCGGGTCGGCCTATACTGATGTCGCTGGTTCTACTGGCGGGTTTAGGTGTTGGTATTGCTTTTGCATTTCTGTTATCTCAATTCAAGCCAACTTTTGACAATACCAATGAGTTATCCAATGGTTCGGGTTTTCCTGTGTACGGCAATATTTCAACAGTGTGGAAAGAGTCAGAGTTGTTAAATAAAAAATCTAATTTCATAGTTTTTTCATTGGCTGTATCGGCTCTGTTTGTTGCGTATGGGATTGTCGTTGGAATACAAGTTTTTTCTTAGAGTATTAGGGTAATGAGTATTATTGAACGTGCAATCGACAGGTTAACAGAAGGCAATATGGAGTTGACAAAAAAACCAATGACTGAAAGTGGCAGGTCTGAGCAATTTGAAGTAGAGCAATTAACAGGTGAACAACTAAGCATCAACAGCCATAAGCACGTTAAAATTCTGAATAAACTAAAAGAGTCTGGAATGATTACCACGAACTCTGGCCGGAGTTTGATTTCTGAAGAGTTTAGGCGGATCAAGCGTCATGTGTTGATGAATGTAGCGGGGCGCGGTGAGAAGCGAGTCGATAATTCTAATGTTATTATGGTGACGAGCTCCTTGCCTAATGAAGGTAAAACATTTTCAGCAATTAATCTGGCGATGAGTTTCGCAATGGAGCAGAATAAAACGGTTCTATTGGTTGATGCTGATGTTGCAAATCCCTCAGTCACAAGGGACTTGGGTATCGAGAATTTTGATGCTGGATTAGTGGAGTTTTTAACAGGCGAAGTGCCTATGCTCTCAGATTTAATTTTAAATACAGATGTGCCCAACTTAAGAATTTTACCTGCAGGGCGCACTCACCAACATGCAACCGAGTTGTTTTCAAGCACCAAAATGGATGATTTGATTGATGAGTTGGCAAAACGGTTTCCAGATAGAATTGTTGTTTTTGACTCGCCCCCTTTGCTGGTGACCACTGAATCTGCCGTTCTATCTGAAAAAATGAGCCAGATATTAATGGTTGTTGAGGCAGAAAAAACCCCTCAATCCGCCATTAAAGATGCGCTGTCATTACTTGATTCATCCAAAATAATAGGGCTAATCTTAAATAAAAGTAACATTAAATCGAAAGGTTCAAACTATGGTTATGGGCCGTATAGTTATGGCTACGATTATGCAAAACAAAACTAAAGTCGTTCCTGAGTCGGAGTTTTAAAATTGAAGGCTATTGTTGTTTGTTTGCTTTTTTTAGGTATGGCCAGTGTTCAGGCCAGTACAACTTTTACCCCTCAACTTTCGGGCGGGGTGGGTTATTCCGATAATATTGAGTTAGCGTTAAAAGGGAGTGAACAATCCGAATCAATTTTTGAAGTGAATCCAGGCTTTTTGCTTTTGAGTGAAGGTAGAGCGCATACACTTATGGCAAGGTATCGCATGCGAAATATTTTTTACTCTGAAGATCGAGAGCGTAATATAAGATTTAACCAGCTCCAGGCCGATGTAACAAAAGAACTTCTAGGTGAAACCTTTTTTATTGATGGTTCAATACTGCATACACAGGGTGCTATTTCTCCTGAGAATTTCTATAATGTAAATAGTGCCGCTTCTCCAGGCTCTGTTAGAAACGAAACTTATAGCAATATCAGTCCATACATAAAATATATATTTGATTCTTCAATCAGTAGCGAATTGCGTTATGAATTTGGCAATGCTTTGTATGAAGACTCTTCACTTGATAATGTCAATAAAACTGTGTTGCTGCATTTTGATTCAATGCTGAATGAAAGTGAGTTTAATTGGGCGTTTGATTATTCCAGAAGTGATATAGAGTATGATGCAGGTAATGCTTTTGATATTCGCCAAGAGAAGACGAATGTCACGCTTCAATACAGGCTTTCCAGAAGTTTTGCAATGTATAGTGATATAGGTTACGACAATAATAGCTATGCTTATTCTGAGGGTGAGCGGCCTGTAGGCTCTTTATGGATGGCTGGTTTTATATGGGCACCCAGTAGTCGTACACTACTAAAAATAGGTGCAGGAGAGAGATTTTATGGCAGTACTTATTTTCTTGATATTCAGCATCGTTCTCGAAGGCTGGAGCAGACTTTTAGATACAGTGAAGATATTGTGACAGTATCGCAGGTTCAAAGTGCAGTCAGAGCTTTTAATGCGAGCGGAAGAGTGGAACCCCCATCATTTAATACACTGGCTTTAAGTGCAGATGCCTTTATCAGAAAAAGAGCCGACTTCAATATAGGCTATGATGTGGCTGGAAACCGTATTGGAATTGAGGGTGTTGTTGAAAAAATGGAGAACCAAACCAATATTGGCAATACAGGTTCTCAGGAATCTAAAAATGCAGGAGTGTATTGGGAAAAACGTTTAACAAAACATGCAGAACTTAGACTCTCTTCTCGGCTTGAAAGAAGAACGAATTCATTTCAAAGCGGAGAGAGTCAAATAAATTATAGTGAACTCTCAATCAGACAGAATCTGGCTCAGAATGCATCACTGTCGGTCAGCTATTTTTATTCAGATAGTAAAGGGCCACAAGAAAGACAGAATTATATTGAAAACTATATAAACAGCAGTATAAATCTGGAGTGGTAGTGATCCTCAGGGAATTTCAAATGAAAAACAGCAAAACAATTTTTTGTATAGTAGGTGCACGTCCGAATTTTATGAAAATTGCACCGATTATGGCGGCTCTTGAAACTACAGAAGGCTTGCATGCCAAGCTGGTGCATACTGGTCAGCACTATGATGTCGCAATGAATTTACAATTTTTTGAGCAGCTGGGAATTCCTACGCCAGATGTTGACCTGGAAGTGGGTTCAGGAAGCCATGCGGTACAGACTGCTGAAGTGATGAAGCGCTTTGAACCGCTCATTGATGATGAAAAAGATCTGGCAGCAATATTGGTGGTCGGAGATGTGAATTCAACAATTGCCTGTGCGTTAGTGGCTGCGAAAAAAGGTGTGCCGGTGATTCATGTTGAAGCCGGACTGCGTAGTTATGATCGAGCTATGCCTGAAGAGATTAACCGTGTATTGACGGATCAACTTTCTGATTTGCTCTTTATTACTGAGCGAAGTGCAATAGATAATTTGAAGCGTGAAGGAATTGATAGTTCTCGGGTTCACTTCACGGGTAATGTCATGATTGATACACTCATGCGCAATCTACCGCAAGCCACAGCTTTAGATAAAATACTGGAAAATGTTGATAATAAGTCGGCAGTTTTAGATAGTGAAGAAGGTTACGCTGTGCTCACCTTGCATCGACCATCCAACGTCGATGATCCGGTTGTTTTGAAAAGTTTGCTGGAAGCAGTGGCTGAAATAAGCCAAAAGCTACCTGTTATTTTTCCTGTACATCCTCGTACATTGAGTTGCATAAAAGAGTTTTCTTATGGCAGTCTGATTAATTCAGAGCGAATTATACAGCTACCCCCCTTGGGATATCTGGATATGCTGGGTTTGATGGCTAAAGCACGTATGGTTTTGTCTGACTCAGGGGGAATACAAGAGGAAACAACGGCATTGGGGGTTCCTTGTGTCACGCTTCGGGAAAATACAGAACGACCGATTACGGTAGAAGAAGGGACCAATATTGTTGTAGGCTCTGATCATGATAAAATCATTAAGGCCGTTAATGATATTTTTACGACAGGTGGAAAAACAGGCCGTATTCCAGAGTATTGGGATGGGAAATCAGCACTGCGGATTGCAAAAATAATTAAAGAATTTGTCGAATTGTAATGAAAGAAATAACCAATGCAATGACCATAGACGTGGAAGATTACTTTCACGTCTCTGCTTTTGAAAAATATATAAAACGTGAAGATTGGGATAAGTTACCCTGTCAGATAGAAAAAAATACGTATCGCATACTGGATCTGTTTGATGCGCACAA
This window harbors:
- a CDS encoding TIGR03016 family PEP-CTERM system-associated outer membrane protein — encoded protein: MKAIVVCLLFLGMASVQASTTFTPQLSGGVGYSDNIELALKGSEQSESIFEVNPGFLLLSEGRAHTLMARYRMRNIFYSEDRERNIRFNQLQADVTKELLGETFFIDGSILHTQGAISPENFYNVNSAASPGSVRNETYSNISPYIKYIFDSSISSELRYEFGNALYEDSSLDNVNKTVLLHFDSMLNESEFNWAFDYSRSDIEYDAGNAFDIRQEKTNVTLQYRLSRSFAMYSDIGYDNNSYAYSEGERPVGSLWMAGFIWAPSSRTLLKIGAGERFYGSTYFLDIQHRSRRLEQTFRYSEDIVTVSQVQSAVRAFNASGRVEPPSFNTLALSADAFIRKRADFNIGYDVAGNRIGIEGVVEKMENQTNIGNTGSQESKNAGVYWEKRLTKHAELRLSSRLERRTNSFQSGESQINYSELSIRQNLAQNASLSVSYFYSDSKGPQERQNYIENYINSSINLEW
- a CDS encoding polysaccharide export protein, whose translation is MKKIPWVVLCLLMVFVTGCVGKSIPLAPQKLGKTAVDMDYLIGPGDVIDIFVWRNPDVSVTLPVRPDGRISTPLVEDMMASDKTPTQLGRDIEKELSTYIKEPIVTVIVTEFFGPDSQNIRIVGEAAQPGALPYRNNMTVLDVMIAVGGLTEFAAGNKARIVRKVNGQSKEFQVFLEDLMRGGHIDANVEMQAGDILIIPESWF
- the wecB gene encoding UDP-N-acetylglucosamine 2-epimerase (non-hydrolyzing); amino-acid sequence: MKNSKTIFCIVGARPNFMKIAPIMAALETTEGLHAKLVHTGQHYDVAMNLQFFEQLGIPTPDVDLEVGSGSHAVQTAEVMKRFEPLIDDEKDLAAILVVGDVNSTIACALVAAKKGVPVIHVEAGLRSYDRAMPEEINRVLTDQLSDLLFITERSAIDNLKREGIDSSRVHFTGNVMIDTLMRNLPQATALDKILENVDNKSAVLDSEEGYAVLTLHRPSNVDDPVVLKSLLEAVAEISQKLPVIFPVHPRTLSCIKEFSYGSLINSERIIQLPPLGYLDMLGLMAKARMVLSDSGGIQEETTALGVPCVTLRENTERPITVEEGTNIVVGSDHDKIIKAVNDIFTTGGKTGRIPEYWDGKSALRIAKIIKEFVEL
- a CDS encoding XrtA-associated tyrosine autokinase — encoded protein: MSIIERAIDRLTEGNMELTKKPMTESGRSEQFEVEQLTGEQLSINSHKHVKILNKLKESGMITTNSGRSLISEEFRRIKRHVLMNVAGRGEKRVDNSNVIMVTSSLPNEGKTFSAINLAMSFAMEQNKTVLLVDADVANPSVTRDLGIENFDAGLVEFLTGEVPMLSDLILNTDVPNLRILPAGRTHQHATELFSSTKMDDLIDELAKRFPDRIVVFDSPPLLVTTESAVLSEKMSQILMVVEAEKTPQSAIKDALSLLDSSKIIGLILNKSNIKSKGSNYGYGPYSYGYDYAKQN
- a CDS encoding chain-length determining protein — translated: MRENIEQIYQYAWKIWRWRWIALGVAAVVCAAGWAFVAQMPDKYESMARVFFDSQSMLKPVLDDIVVDDEDVRERIIQTSRQTLLSRPNMEKVVRDTDLDLETHTPAEKERLLAGLAKQIEVTGTVKDSIYTIRYKNSDPILAKEVVESVLNIFVEDLVGTIRGGSKGAEEFIEKQIKESEVKLRDAEDRLKEFKRANIGLMPTEAGGYFTRMQNATDNLDQSRLVLNEAIQRRQALESQLSDASSIKQKNTDVTVNMLMEKISNMESNRDALMLQFTNRHPDVISVKQKIITLEKQLEDELLNTKESNYVDVENPIYQELTIELGKVEAEVAALGARKREWQRKVSNLKRSVDTVPQVEADLSRLNRDYDVINANYKVLVSRREAAKISIAADESQFRVIDPPFVPLVPAGPGRPILMSLVLLAGLGVGIAFAFLLSQFKPTFDNTNELSNGSGFPVYGNISTVWKESELLNKKSNFIVFSLAVSALFVAYGIVVGIQVFS